A genome region from Mycolicibacterium litorale includes the following:
- a CDS encoding DUF3817 domain-containing protein, whose amino-acid sequence MAAMTGAFDLRSSVGWLRLVGLLEAVSWVGLLLGMYFKYLGSPRTEIGVKVFGPVHGGVFVAFLVAAVVAGLALKWGAVTWLLALLASIVPLGTVIFLIWAERTGRMGGAEAVSTMGRPGRPAPETT is encoded by the coding sequence ATGGCGGCCATGACTGGCGCTTTCGATCTGCGTAGCTCTGTCGGGTGGCTCCGGCTCGTCGGCCTGCTCGAGGCCGTCAGCTGGGTGGGCCTGTTGCTGGGGATGTACTTCAAGTACCTCGGCAGCCCCCGCACCGAGATCGGGGTGAAGGTGTTCGGGCCGGTGCACGGCGGGGTGTTCGTCGCGTTCCTGGTCGCGGCCGTCGTCGCCGGTCTCGCTCTGAAGTGGGGGGCCGTCACATGGTTGCTGGCGCTGTTGGCCAGCATCGTGCCGCTGGGGACTGTGATCTTCCTCATATGGGCCGAGCGCACCGGTCGGATGGGCGGTGCCGAGGCCGTCTCGACCATGGGTCGGCCGGGCCGCCCGGCACCCGAAACAACGTGA
- the glgB gene encoding 1,4-alpha-glucan branching protein GlgB, with protein sequence MNDDTTTTTTTTSSTTTSGTTTSPHLRPHTADLNRLLAGEHHDPHSILGAHEYEDHTVIRAYRPHATEVAAVIGGERHVFTHLEAGVFAVTLPFTGLIDYRLEVSYDHGGDQPHVHHTADAYRFLPTLGEMDLHLFSEGRHERLWEVLGAHPRSFTTPDGVVEGVSFAVWAPNAKGVQLIGDFNHWEGNEAQLRVLGSTGVWELFWPDFPIDGLYKFRIHGADGVVSERADPMAFATEVPPQTASRVTKSDYTWADDEWMAQRAAQNPVFEPMSTLEVHLMSWRPGLSYRELADRLTEYVLDNGFTHVEMLPVAEHPFGGSWGYQVTSYYAPTSRLGTPDDFRYLVDRLHQAGIGVIVDWVPAHFPKDAWALGRFDGTPLYEHADPRRGEQLDWGTYVFDFGRSEVRNFLVANALYWLQEFHVDGLRVDAVASMLYLDYSRPEGGWTPNIYGGRENLEAVQFLQEMNATVHKASPGIVTIAEESTSWPGVTRPTNLGGLGFSMKWNMGWMNDTLAFISRDPIHRSYHHHEMTFSMLYAFSENYVLPISHDEVVHGKGTLWGRMPGDDHRKAAGVRQLLAYQWAHPGKQLLFQGQEFGQRAEWSEERGVDWYQLDENSYSGGILRMVSDMNRIYTSRRSLWSHDTSPEGYSWIDANDSTNNVLSFLRYGDDGSVLACVFNFSGTEHSHYRLGLPHAGTWREVLNTDATDYNGAGIGNYGAVQATDEPWHGRPASAVMVLPPLSALWFEPVPDDAPVEQEPATDPPLS encoded by the coding sequence ATGAACGACGACACGACCACGACCACCACCACGACGAGCAGCACCACGACGAGCGGCACGACGACGAGCCCGCATCTGCGGCCGCACACCGCCGACCTCAACCGGCTGCTCGCCGGTGAACACCACGACCCGCACTCGATCCTCGGCGCCCACGAGTACGAAGACCACACGGTGATCCGGGCCTACCGTCCGCACGCGACCGAGGTCGCCGCGGTCATCGGCGGCGAGCGCCACGTCTTCACCCATCTGGAGGCGGGCGTGTTCGCGGTGACCCTGCCGTTCACCGGGCTGATCGACTACCGCCTCGAGGTGAGCTACGACCATGGCGGCGACCAGCCGCACGTGCACCACACCGCGGATGCGTACCGGTTCCTGCCCACGCTGGGCGAGATGGATCTGCACCTGTTCTCCGAGGGCCGCCACGAACGGTTGTGGGAGGTGCTCGGCGCGCATCCGCGCAGCTTCACCACACCCGACGGGGTGGTCGAGGGCGTGTCGTTCGCGGTGTGGGCGCCCAACGCCAAGGGCGTCCAGCTGATCGGCGACTTCAACCACTGGGAGGGCAACGAGGCGCAGCTGCGCGTGCTCGGCTCCACCGGGGTGTGGGAGCTGTTCTGGCCGGACTTCCCGATCGACGGCCTCTACAAGTTCCGCATCCACGGCGCCGACGGTGTGGTCAGCGAGCGCGCCGATCCGATGGCGTTCGCCACCGAGGTGCCGCCGCAGACCGCTTCGCGGGTCACCAAGAGCGACTACACCTGGGCCGACGACGAGTGGATGGCGCAGCGGGCCGCCCAGAACCCGGTGTTCGAGCCGATGAGCACCCTCGAGGTGCACCTGATGTCGTGGCGGCCCGGCCTGTCCTACCGGGAACTGGCCGACCGGCTCACCGAATACGTCCTCGACAACGGGTTCACCCACGTCGAGATGCTGCCGGTGGCCGAGCACCCGTTCGGCGGCTCCTGGGGTTACCAGGTCACGTCGTACTACGCGCCGACCTCGCGTCTGGGAACTCCCGACGACTTCCGGTACCTCGTCGACCGGCTGCACCAGGCCGGCATCGGCGTCATCGTCGACTGGGTGCCCGCCCACTTCCCGAAGGACGCGTGGGCGCTCGGCCGCTTCGACGGCACCCCGCTCTACGAACACGCCGACCCGCGCCGCGGTGAGCAGTTGGACTGGGGCACCTACGTTTTCGACTTCGGCCGGTCGGAGGTACGCAACTTCCTGGTGGCCAACGCGCTGTACTGGCTGCAGGAGTTCCACGTCGACGGGCTGCGCGTGGACGCGGTCGCCTCGATGCTCTACCTCGACTACTCCCGCCCCGAGGGCGGCTGGACGCCGAACATCTACGGCGGCCGCGAGAACCTCGAGGCGGTGCAGTTCCTGCAGGAGATGAACGCCACGGTGCACAAGGCCAGTCCGGGCATCGTCACCATCGCCGAGGAGTCGACGTCGTGGCCCGGCGTCACCCGCCCCACCAATCTGGGCGGGCTGGGCTTCTCGATGAAGTGGAACATGGGCTGGATGAACGACACGCTGGCGTTCATCAGCCGTGACCCGATCCACCGCAGCTACCACCACCACGAGATGACGTTCTCGATGCTCTACGCGTTCAGCGAGAACTACGTGCTGCCCATCAGCCACGACGAGGTGGTGCACGGCAAGGGCACGCTGTGGGGCCGGATGCCCGGCGACGACCACCGCAAGGCGGCGGGCGTCCGCCAGCTGCTGGCCTACCAGTGGGCGCATCCCGGCAAGCAGCTGCTGTTCCAGGGCCAGGAGTTCGGCCAGCGCGCGGAGTGGTCCGAGGAGCGCGGCGTCGACTGGTACCAGCTCGACGAGAACAGCTACTCGGGCGGCATCCTGCGGATGGTCTCGGACATGAACCGGATCTACACCAGCCGCCGGTCCCTGTGGTCGCACGACACCAGCCCCGAGGGCTACTCGTGGATCGACGCCAACGACTCGACCAACAACGTGCTGAGCTTCCTGCGTTACGGCGACGACGGTTCGGTGCTGGCCTGCGTGTTCAACTTCTCCGGCACCGAGCACAGCCACTACCGGCTGGGCCTGCCGCACGCCGGAACGTGGCGTGAGGTGCTCAACACCGACGCGACCGACTACAACGGTGCGGGTATCGGCAATTACGGCGCGGTCCAGGCGACCGACGAGCCGTGGCACGGCCGGCCCGCCTCGGCGGTGATGGTGCTGCCGCCGCTGTCGGCGCTGTGGTTCGAACCGGTGCCCGACGACGCGCCCGTCGAGCAGGAGCCCGCAACCGACCCGCCGCTGTCGTAG
- a CDS encoding tetratricopeptide repeat protein produces MTRPRPSIGPALAGAVDLSALKQRPAAESAPGGAGTGGPGGVEVTEANLEAEVLIRSSQVPVVVLLWSPRSDASVALGQTLADLAGADAGKWSLATVNVDTTPRVAQMFGVQAVPTVVALAGGQPISSFQGPQPADQLRRWVDSLLEATAGKLAGSGDADQPEQVDPAVAQARAALDAGDFDAALNAYQAILDTQPNHTEAKGAVRQIMFLQRATTQRPDAVAVADAAPDDVEAAFAAADVEILQQQVEPAFDRLIALVKRTAGDDRTKVRTRLIELFELFDPADPEVIAGRRKLANALY; encoded by the coding sequence GTGACACGTCCACGACCTTCCATCGGGCCGGCACTGGCCGGTGCGGTTGATCTGTCCGCGCTCAAGCAACGCCCCGCCGCCGAGTCGGCGCCCGGCGGCGCCGGGACCGGCGGCCCCGGCGGCGTCGAGGTCACCGAGGCCAACCTCGAAGCCGAGGTGCTGATCCGCTCCAGTCAGGTCCCCGTCGTCGTGCTGCTCTGGTCGCCGCGCAGCGACGCCAGCGTGGCGCTGGGGCAGACGCTCGCCGACCTGGCCGGTGCCGACGCCGGCAAGTGGTCGCTGGCGACGGTCAACGTCGACACCACCCCGCGGGTGGCCCAGATGTTCGGCGTCCAGGCGGTGCCGACGGTCGTCGCGCTCGCCGGTGGCCAGCCGATCTCGAGTTTCCAGGGGCCGCAGCCGGCCGATCAGCTGCGCCGCTGGGTCGACTCGCTGCTCGAGGCGACGGCGGGCAAGCTCGCCGGATCCGGCGATGCCGATCAGCCCGAACAGGTCGACCCCGCGGTCGCCCAGGCGCGCGCAGCCCTGGACGCCGGTGACTTCGACGCGGCGCTGAACGCCTACCAGGCGATCCTCGACACGCAGCCCAACCACACCGAGGCCAAGGGCGCGGTCCGGCAGATCATGTTCCTGCAGCGCGCGACGACGCAGCGCCCGGACGCGGTCGCCGTCGCCGACGCCGCACCCGACGACGTCGAGGCCGCGTTCGCCGCCGCCGACGTCGAGATCCTGCAGCAGCAGGTCGAGCCCGCCTTCGACCGGCTCATCGCGCTGGTCAAGCGCACCGCCGGGGACGACCGCACGAAGGTGCGCACCCGGCTCATCGAGCTGTTCGAACTCTTCGACCCGGCCGACCCCGAGGTGATCGCGGGCCGGCGCAAGCTCGCCAACGCCCTGTACTGA
- a CDS encoding acetyl-CoA C-acetyltransferase: MTTSVIVAGARTPVGKLMGSLKDFSGTDLGAIAIKAALEKAGVAPSAVEYVIMGQVLTAGAGQMPARQAAVAAGIPWDVPALTINKMCLSGIDAIALADQLIRAGEFDVVVAGGQESMSQAPHLLMNSRSGYKYGDVTAVDHMAYDGLHDVFTDQPMGALTEQRNDVDQFTRAQQDEYAAQSHQRAAAAWKDGVFADEVVPVSIPQRKGDPLEFNEDEGIRANTTADSLAGLKPAFRKDGTITAGSASQISDGACAVVVMNKAKAEELGLTWLAEVGAHGVVAGPDSTLQSQPANAVKKAIAKEGITADQLDVIELNEAFAAVALASTRELGVDPDKVNTNGGAIAIGHPIGMSGARITLHAALELARKGSGYAVAALCGAGGQGDALILRRP, encoded by the coding sequence ATGACGACGTCGGTGATAGTTGCTGGAGCCCGGACGCCGGTAGGCAAGCTGATGGGTTCGCTGAAGGACTTCTCGGGCACCGACCTGGGCGCGATCGCCATCAAGGCCGCGCTCGAGAAGGCGGGTGTCGCACCGTCGGCCGTCGAGTACGTGATCATGGGCCAGGTGCTCACCGCGGGCGCCGGGCAGATGCCGGCCCGCCAGGCGGCAGTGGCCGCGGGCATCCCGTGGGACGTGCCCGCGCTGACCATCAACAAGATGTGCCTGTCGGGCATCGACGCGATCGCGCTCGCGGACCAGCTGATCCGCGCCGGTGAGTTCGACGTGGTGGTGGCCGGCGGCCAGGAGTCGATGAGCCAGGCGCCGCACCTGCTGATGAACAGCCGCTCGGGGTACAAGTACGGCGACGTGACGGCGGTCGACCACATGGCCTACGACGGGCTTCACGACGTCTTCACCGACCAGCCGATGGGCGCCCTCACCGAGCAGCGCAACGACGTCGACCAGTTCACCCGCGCGCAGCAGGACGAGTACGCCGCGCAGTCCCACCAGCGGGCTGCCGCGGCGTGGAAGGACGGCGTGTTCGCCGACGAGGTGGTGCCGGTGTCGATCCCGCAGCGCAAGGGCGATCCGCTCGAGTTCAACGAGGACGAGGGCATCCGCGCCAACACCACCGCCGATTCCCTGGCCGGACTCAAGCCCGCGTTCCGCAAGGACGGCACGATCACCGCGGGCTCGGCGTCGCAGATCTCCGACGGCGCCTGCGCGGTCGTGGTGATGAACAAGGCCAAGGCCGAGGAGCTGGGCCTGACGTGGCTGGCCGAGGTCGGTGCGCACGGCGTGGTCGCCGGACCCGACTCCACGCTGCAGTCGCAGCCCGCCAATGCGGTCAAGAAGGCGATCGCCAAGGAAGGCATCACCGCCGACCAGCTCGACGTCATCGAACTGAACGAGGCGTTCGCCGCGGTCGCTTTGGCCTCCACCCGGGAGCTCGGCGTCGACCCCGACAAGGTGAACACCAACGGCGGCGCGATCGCGATCGGCCACCCGATCGGCATGTCCGGCGCACGCATCACGTTGCACGCGGCGCTCGAACTGGCTCGCAAGGGCTCGGGCTACGCGGTGGCGGCGCTGTGCGGTGCGGGCGGGCAGGGCGACGCGCTGATCCTGCGGCGCCCCTGA
- the glgP gene encoding alpha-glucan family phosphorylase produces the protein MKALRRFTVRAHLPDRLAALERLSINLRWSWDKPTQDLFADIDPKLWQQIGCDPVALLGGVKPSRLDELARDDAFVRRLDALAADLDDYLSRPLWYQQQLEQGAQLPNGIAYFSMEFGVAEVLPNYSGGLGILAGDHLKSASDLGLPLIAVGLYYRSGYFRQSLTADGWQHENYPSLDPQGLPLRLLTDADDNQVLVELAMPDEGSLRARVWVAQVGRIPLLLLDSDIPENDHDLRGVTDRLYGGDQEHRIKQEMLAGIGGVRAIRAFTEVEGLPSPEVFHMNEGHAGFLGVERIRELIDAGLDFDTALTVVRSSTVFTTHTPVPAGIDRFPVEMIKRYFGGPAGSASGGTSQLLPGVPLDRIIAFGAEDDPSKFNMAHMGLRLAQRANGVSLLHGRVSREMFNELWPGFDPNEVPIGSITNGVHAPTWAAPQWLELGRELLGSQDLDLLRETDTWERLREVDPGHLWWIRSELRRALVDDVRARLRRSWLERGAAEAELGWIATAFDPDVLTIGFARRVPTYKRLTLMLRDPARLEKLLLDKERPVQLIVAGKSHPADDGGKALIQQVVRFADRHEVRNRIAFLPDYDMSMARQLYYGCDVWLNNPLRPLEACGTSGMKSALNGGLNLSIRDGWWDEWFDGENGWEIPTADGLADETRRDDLEAAALYDLIEQSVAPRFYERDEHGIPQRWVEMVRHTLKVLGPKVLASRMVRDYTEKYYAPAAQSLRRTVEEVGGATFGAASELADYRRRVQAAWPKVKISDVDSYGLPDTPLINSELTLTATVSLAGLRPDEVSVQAVLGRVDASDTLLDPVTVPMEHTGTADGGSEIFTTTTPLPVAGPVGYTVRVLPHHPLLAGDNELGLVALA, from the coding sequence GTGAAAGCGCTGCGTAGGTTCACCGTCCGAGCCCACCTTCCCGACCGGCTTGCCGCGCTCGAGCGGCTGTCGATCAACCTGCGCTGGTCGTGGGACAAACCCACCCAGGATCTTTTCGCCGACATCGACCCGAAACTGTGGCAGCAGATCGGCTGCGATCCGGTCGCGCTGCTCGGCGGGGTGAAGCCCAGCCGGCTGGACGAACTGGCCCGCGACGATGCGTTCGTGCGCCGCCTCGACGCACTGGCCGCCGATCTCGACGACTACCTGAGCCGGCCGCTGTGGTACCAGCAGCAGCTCGAACAGGGCGCGCAGCTGCCCAACGGGATCGCGTACTTCTCGATGGAGTTCGGCGTCGCCGAGGTGCTGCCCAACTACTCCGGCGGCCTGGGCATCCTGGCCGGCGACCACCTCAAATCCGCCTCCGATCTCGGTCTGCCGCTGATCGCCGTCGGGCTGTACTACCGGTCGGGCTATTTCCGGCAGTCGCTGACCGCCGACGGCTGGCAACACGAGAACTATCCGTCGCTGGACCCGCAGGGTTTGCCGTTGCGGCTGCTGACCGACGCCGACGACAACCAGGTCCTCGTCGAACTGGCGATGCCCGACGAGGGGTCGCTGCGCGCGCGGGTGTGGGTGGCCCAGGTCGGGCGGATCCCGTTGCTGCTGCTCGACTCCGACATCCCGGAGAACGACCACGATCTTCGCGGGGTCACCGACCGCCTCTACGGCGGCGACCAGGAGCACCGGATCAAACAGGAGATGCTGGCCGGTATCGGCGGCGTTCGCGCGATCCGGGCGTTCACGGAGGTCGAGGGCCTGCCCTCGCCCGAGGTGTTCCACATGAACGAGGGCCACGCGGGCTTCCTGGGTGTCGAGCGGATCCGCGAATTGATCGACGCCGGACTGGATTTCGACACCGCGCTCACCGTGGTGCGGTCCTCGACGGTGTTCACCACGCACACCCCGGTGCCCGCGGGTATCGACCGCTTCCCGGTGGAGATGATCAAGCGGTACTTCGGCGGCCCGGCGGGCAGCGCGTCCGGCGGCACCTCGCAGCTGCTGCCCGGGGTCCCGCTGGACCGCATCATCGCCTTCGGCGCCGAAGACGATCCCTCGAAGTTCAACATGGCGCACATGGGTTTGCGGCTGGCCCAGCGCGCCAACGGCGTCTCGTTGCTGCACGGCCGGGTCAGCCGGGAGATGTTCAACGAGCTGTGGCCCGGCTTCGACCCGAACGAGGTGCCCATCGGTTCGATCACCAACGGCGTGCACGCTCCCACGTGGGCAGCGCCGCAATGGCTCGAACTCGGCCGCGAGCTGCTCGGCAGCCAGGACCTGGATCTGTTGCGCGAGACCGACACCTGGGAGCGCCTCAGGGAGGTCGACCCGGGTCACCTGTGGTGGATCCGCTCGGAGCTGCGGCGCGCGCTGGTCGACGACGTCCGCGCGCGGTTGCGCAGGTCTTGGCTCGAACGCGGTGCCGCCGAAGCCGAATTGGGCTGGATCGCAACGGCTTTCGATCCTGACGTGCTGACCATCGGCTTCGCCCGGCGGGTGCCGACTTACAAGCGGCTCACGCTGATGCTGCGCGACCCCGCACGGCTGGAGAAACTGCTGCTCGACAAGGAGCGGCCGGTGCAGTTGATCGTGGCGGGCAAGTCCCACCCCGCCGACGACGGGGGCAAGGCGCTCATCCAGCAGGTGGTGCGGTTCGCCGACCGCCACGAGGTCCGCAACCGCATCGCGTTCCTGCCCGACTACGACATGTCGATGGCCCGGCAGCTGTACTACGGCTGCGACGTCTGGCTCAACAACCCGCTGCGGCCGCTGGAGGCGTGCGGCACCTCCGGGATGAAGAGCGCGCTCAACGGCGGCCTGAACCTGTCCATCCGCGACGGCTGGTGGGACGAGTGGTTCGACGGCGAGAACGGGTGGGAGATCCCGACCGCCGACGGCCTGGCCGACGAGACGCGGCGCGACGATCTGGAGGCCGCCGCCCTCTACGACCTCATCGAGCAGTCGGTGGCCCCGAGGTTCTACGAACGTGACGAGCACGGCATCCCGCAGCGCTGGGTCGAGATGGTGCGCCACACCCTCAAGGTGCTCGGCCCCAAGGTGCTGGCCTCGCGGATGGTGCGCGACTACACCGAGAAGTACTACGCGCCCGCCGCCCAGTCGCTGCGGCGCACCGTCGAGGAGGTCGGCGGTGCGACGTTCGGCGCCGCCAGCGAACTGGCCGACTACCGGCGCCGGGTGCAGGCCGCCTGGCCCAAGGTCAAGATCTCCGACGTGGACAGCTACGGCCTGCCCGACACCCCGCTGATCAACTCCGAGCTGACGTTGACCGCCACGGTGTCGCTGGCCGGTCTGCGACCCGACGAAGTGTCGGTTCAGGCAGTGCTCGGCCGGGTGGACGCGAGCGATACGTTGCTCGATCCGGTGACGGTGCCGATGGAGCACACCGGCACCGCCGACGGCGGCAGCGAGATCTTCACCACGACGACGCCGCTGCCGGTCGCCGGCCCGGTGGGCTACACCGTCCGGGTGCTGCCGCACCACCCGCTGCTGGCCGGAGACAACGAGCTCGGCCTGGTCGCGCTGGCGTGA
- a CDS encoding alpha-1,4-glucan--maltose-1-phosphate maltosyltransferase, with protein sequence MAGRIGIDDVAPVVSGGRYPAKAVVGEVVPVRATVWREGHDAVSATLVVRYHGTTYPELAEAPVGRVSTAKAVPIEEVVSPSPRIKPQALPMSQGRTPDVFHGQFVPDTVGLWTYRVDGWGDPIATWRHNVVAKLDAGQSESELNNDLLVGARLLERAAAGVPRQDRYPLIQAAEQLREPGDPFTRAGAALAADVSALLDQYPLRELITRGEQYGVWVDRPLARFGSWYEFFPRSTGGWDSQGNPVHGTFATATKALPRVARMGFDVVYLPPIHPIGKVHRKGPNNSVTAGPHDVGSPWAIGSDEGGHDAVHPELGTIDDFDEFVAAARSEGLEVALDLALQCAPDHPWARDHPEWFTVLPDGTIAYAENPPKKYQDIYPLNFDNDPAGLYMEVLRVVRFWISHGVKVFRVDNPHTKPPNFWAWLIGEIKNEDPDVLFLAEAFTRPARLYGLAKLGYTQSYTYFTWRTSKSELTEFGEQIAEHADYARPNLFVNTPDILHESLQHGGPGMFAIRAVLASTMSSVWGVYSGYELFEHRPVREGSEEYLNSEKYELRPRDFDAALADGESLEPFITRLNEIRRVHPALHELRTIKFHYPDNDAILAYSKFDPATGDQVLVVVTLNPFGPEEATLWLDMAALGMEPYDRFWVRDEITGEEYQWGQSNYVRIEPSRAVAHVLNMPQVPADQRLNLLRRE encoded by the coding sequence GTGGCCGGCCGTATCGGAATCGATGACGTCGCGCCCGTGGTGTCCGGCGGTAGGTATCCGGCCAAAGCGGTGGTGGGTGAAGTGGTGCCGGTGCGCGCCACGGTATGGCGTGAGGGGCACGACGCGGTCTCCGCGACACTGGTCGTGCGCTATCACGGCACCACGTACCCCGAACTCGCCGAGGCCCCGGTGGGCCGGGTGAGCACCGCGAAGGCCGTCCCGATCGAGGAGGTCGTCTCCCCGTCGCCGCGCATCAAACCGCAGGCGCTGCCGATGAGCCAGGGCCGTACGCCGGACGTCTTCCACGGACAGTTCGTCCCCGACACGGTGGGACTGTGGACGTACCGCGTCGACGGCTGGGGCGACCCGATCGCGACGTGGCGCCACAACGTGGTCGCCAAGCTCGACGCCGGCCAGAGCGAGTCGGAGCTGAACAACGACCTGCTGGTGGGCGCCCGTCTGCTCGAGCGTGCCGCCGCAGGCGTCCCCCGCCAGGACCGCTACCCGCTGATCCAGGCGGCCGAGCAGTTGCGGGAGCCCGGCGATCCGTTCACCCGCGCCGGCGCCGCGCTGGCGGCCGATGTGTCCGCACTGCTCGACCAGTATCCGTTGCGCGAATTGATCACCCGCGGTGAGCAATACGGCGTGTGGGTGGATCGCCCACTGGCCCGGTTCGGCTCCTGGTACGAGTTCTTCCCCCGCTCCACCGGCGGCTGGGACAGCCAGGGCAACCCGGTGCACGGCACGTTTGCGACCGCCACCAAGGCGCTGCCGCGCGTCGCCCGGATGGGTTTCGACGTGGTCTACCTGCCGCCGATCCACCCCATCGGCAAGGTGCACCGCAAAGGTCCGAACAACAGCGTCACCGCCGGACCCCACGACGTCGGCTCCCCGTGGGCGATCGGCAGCGACGAGGGTGGGCACGACGCGGTCCATCCTGAGCTGGGCACGATCGACGACTTCGACGAGTTCGTCGCCGCCGCGCGCAGCGAGGGCCTCGAGGTGGCGCTCGACCTGGCGCTTCAGTGTGCGCCGGATCATCCGTGGGCGCGCGACCACCCGGAGTGGTTCACCGTGCTGCCCGACGGCACCATCGCCTACGCGGAGAACCCGCCGAAGAAGTACCAGGACATCTATCCGCTGAACTTCGACAACGACCCGGCCGGGCTGTACATGGAAGTGCTGCGGGTGGTCCGGTTCTGGATCTCACACGGGGTGAAGGTCTTTCGCGTCGACAATCCGCACACCAAACCGCCCAACTTCTGGGCGTGGCTGATCGGCGAGATCAAGAACGAGGACCCCGACGTCCTGTTCCTCGCCGAGGCGTTCACCCGTCCGGCCCGCCTCTACGGGTTGGCGAAACTCGGTTACACGCAGTCGTATACGTACTTCACGTGGCGGACGTCGAAGAGTGAGCTGACCGAGTTCGGCGAGCAGATCGCCGAGCACGCCGACTATGCGCGGCCGAACCTGTTCGTCAACACCCCGGACATCCTGCACGAGAGCCTGCAGCACGGCGGGCCGGGCATGTTCGCGATCCGCGCGGTGCTGGCGTCGACGATGAGTTCGGTGTGGGGCGTGTACTCCGGGTACGAGCTGTTCGAACACCGCCCGGTGCGCGAAGGCAGCGAGGAGTACCTCAACTCCGAGAAGTACGAGCTGCGTCCTCGCGATTTCGACGCCGCGCTGGCCGACGGCGAATCACTCGAACCGTTCATCACGCGGCTCAACGAGATTCGCCGCGTGCACCCGGCGCTGCACGAACTGCGCACCATCAAGTTCCACTACCCCGACAACGACGCCATCCTGGCCTACAGCAAGTTCGACCCGGCCACCGGCGATCAGGTTCTGGTCGTGGTGACGCTCAACCCATTCGGGCCCGAGGAGGCCACTTTGTGGTTGGACATGGCCGCATTGGGAATGGAGCCTTACGACAGGTTCTGGGTGCGCGACGAGATCACCGGAGAGGAATACCAGTGGGGTCAGTCGAACTACGTACGCATCGAACCCTCCAGGGCGGTGGCGCACGTGCTGAACATGCCCCAGGTGCCCGCCGATCAACGCCTCAACCTACTGCGTAGGGAGTGA
- the mce gene encoding methylmalonyl-CoA epimerase, producing the protein MTAEQIDARPVLATALVTAIDHVGIAVRDLDEAIRWYHDHLGMIVLHEEVNEEQGIREAMLSVRGAAVGSTQIQLMAPIDDSSTIAKFLDKRGPGLQQFAYRVSDLDTLSERLREQGVRLIYDAPRRGTSNSRINFIHPKDGGGVLIELVEPAAEH; encoded by the coding sequence ATGACTGCCGAGCAAATTGACGCCCGTCCAGTACTGGCCACCGCCCTGGTCACCGCGATCGATCACGTCGGTATCGCGGTGCGGGATCTGGACGAGGCGATCCGGTGGTACCACGACCACCTCGGCATGATCGTGCTGCACGAAGAGGTCAACGAAGAGCAGGGCATCCGCGAGGCCATGCTCTCGGTGCGCGGCGCGGCGGTCGGCAGCACCCAGATCCAGTTGATGGCGCCGATCGACGACTCATCGACCATCGCGAAGTTCCTCGACAAGCGCGGCCCCGGCCTGCAGCAGTTCGCCTACCGCGTCAGTGACCTCGACACGCTCAGCGAGCGGTTGCGCGAGCAGGGCGTGCGGCTGATCTACGACGCGCCCCGCCGCGGCACCTCGAACTCGCGCATCAACTTCATCCATCCCAAGGACGGCGGCGGCGTTCTCATCGAGCTCGTCGAACCCGCGGCCGAGCACTGA
- the nucS gene encoding endonuclease NucS, which translates to MRLVIAQCTVDYIGRLTAHLPSARRLLLFKADGSVSVHADDRAYKPLNWMSPPCWLKEEDGDGHPVWVVENKAGEQLRITVEEVEHDSSHELGVDPGLVKDGVEAHLQKLLAEHVELLGAGYTLVRREYMTAIGPVDLLCRDEAGRSVAVEIKRRGEIDGVEQLTRYLELLNRDTLLAPVSGVFAAQQIKPQARTLATDRGIRCLILDYDQMRGMDSDEYKLF; encoded by the coding sequence GTGCGTCTCGTCATCGCCCAGTGCACGGTCGACTACATCGGCCGACTGACCGCCCATCTGCCCTCTGCACGCCGACTGCTGTTGTTCAAAGCCGACGGCTCGGTCAGCGTGCACGCCGACGATCGAGCCTACAAACCGCTCAACTGGATGAGTCCGCCGTGCTGGTTGAAGGAGGAGGACGGCGACGGCCACCCGGTGTGGGTGGTGGAGAACAAGGCCGGTGAGCAGTTGCGGATCACCGTCGAGGAGGTCGAGCACGATTCGAGCCACGAGCTCGGCGTGGATCCCGGCCTTGTCAAGGACGGCGTCGAGGCGCACCTGCAGAAGCTGCTCGCCGAGCACGTCGAACTGCTCGGCGCCGGGTACACCCTCGTACGCCGCGAGTACATGACCGCGATCGGGCCGGTGGACCTGCTGTGCCGCGACGAGGCCGGCCGTTCGGTGGCCGTGGAGATCAAGCGCCGCGGCGAGATCGACGGAGTCGAACAACTCACCCGCTACCTCGAACTGCTCAACCGCGACACGCTGCTGGCGCCGGTCAGTGGCGTGTTCGCCGCCCAGCAGATCAAACCGCAGGCGCGCACGCTGGCCACCGACCGCGGAATTCGTTGCCTGATACTCGATTACGACCAGATGCGCGGTATGGACAGCGACGAGTACAAGCTGTTCTGA